From the Oryctolagus cuniculus chromosome 17, mOryCun1.1, whole genome shotgun sequence genome, the window tcttcttggaaaaaaaaaaaaaaaagtttacttcttgttcattgtatttgaaaggcagagagacaaagacagatgatgctctaattcattccccaaactgctagggcaggctgaagctaggagcctggaacccaatccagatctcccacgtgggtgtcagggacccaagtactgagaccactgcctgctgcctcccacggtgtgcgacagcaggaagctggaatcagaagtgaaggtgggactcaagcccaggctctacaacacgggatgtgggcattcccaagcagtgtcttaaccactgcaccagtgCCCTTCCCAAATGTCAGGTTTTTGAAAGACATTATGCAAATCAACAAAAGCCATACAAACTTTGACTTCAGACTCACTTGGATCTAAATCCAGGTCTTGGGATGGGCGTTATGGAGCAGGAGTTAAGTTGTCGCTTGGAACACCCCCATCCCACAAAAGAGTGCTGGtacgggccggcgccacggctcactaggctaatcctccgcctgtagcaccagcacaccaggttctagtcccagtcagggtgccggattatgtcccagtcactcctcttcctgtccagctctctgctgtggcctgggagtgcagtggaggatggcccaagtgcttgggccctgcacccgcatgggagaccaggagaagcacctggctccgggcttcagatcagtgcggtgcactggccacagtggccattgcgggggtgaaccaatggaaaaaggaagacctttctctctgtctctctctcactgtccactctgcctgtcaaaaaaaaaaaaaaaaagagtgctggtacaagttccagctactttgcttctgatccagcttcctaatacatcctaagaggcagcagacaACAGtgagagtgcttgggtccctgccacccacacaggagatctagATGGATTTCCAAGTTCCTGCCTTCAACCTGATCCACCCctagctgttgtgtgcatttggggagtaaaccagcagatctctgtgtgtctctgtccttctcttccttccaagtaaatgaaaataaatactttaaaaataaataaatccaggcCTTACCACCATTAGTTACAGGCTAGTTATTTGACTTTTCAATCTCACTCTCTTTATCTATGAAATAGGTCATAAGAACCCTATCGAAAGAGGTAATTATAAAATTTCTAACCCAAAACAATCCAACAAGTCCAAAGTGAGCTTCTGTCTGTAACTAGAGAAGAGAAATCACACGCTAAGTCCCAGGCCTGCTAGCAAGAACCAGGACTGGTCCGGTGACGCTCACCCTGCCCACCACTCCTCGGCCTCGCACTGTTTCCAAGGTGCCAGAGAGGCTGAATATCCTCCAGTGCCGCTCCCGGAGCTGCACGACGTCACTGTCGAGGTTCTCCAAGCGGATGCAGTAGCGCCACTGCAAGGCACGGGCGACAGAGTGCATTTTGAGAAAGAACAGATCTTGGGCTAGCCACCCCACCCAGAATTCTGTGGAAAGCCAAAGTCAGCGAAAGCTGACTGCTGCACTGCACAGGCTCCACCCTGCCAGGAGAACACCCCTACCTCCCCACCTGACCCCGGGCCCATGCCGAGCTCCCCTGTTCCCAAGGGGCACACTCACCCAGTAGACATGAGAATTCTGGGCTTCCTGGGGGAAAAACATACAAAGTCAAGTCCCAAAGGGCAAAACAATCCCATCCCAATGAACATGAACCTCTCTCCCACGGAGAAGCATTCCAGGAACGCGGCAGTGGCAGAGCAGCTGCGAGTGTCTGTGGGCTGAGTCTGATGAGGCTGACTGAACTGCGCTCCACAGCCCACAGGAAGTTCTGGCAGCCTCCGCTGTCATCACTTCTGGCCTTGCTCCACTCCTCCCGTCCAGACTGCCACAGGGCTGGATGCCAGGGCAGATCAGCTGCAGGGCTGACTTTCCTCACCACCATCCTGGCCAGCGCTGCCTTCACCACTGCTGCCTGGGCCACTGTCCTCCCGCAGGCCTCCCTACTGCGATTCACTGCAGCTTCTAGGTTGGACTCCCCCACAACCATGAGCTTCTGGAAGGGCCTAGCTTACAGCCAGGCAAGAAACAGctcagagccactgcctgcaccactggcatcccatatgtcctggctgttccacttccgagtcagctctaggaaagcagaagatggtccaagtgcttgggcccctgcactcacatgggagacccaaaagaagtgcctggctcctggcttcagattggcccagctctggttgttgtggcacttggggagtgaaccagcagatggaagtttgatcaatctctctctttctctaactctgcctttcaaataatcttaaaaaaaaaaaaaaaaaaaaactcaacagatGTTTGGCTACTGTATGAAAAGTGTAAGGATCAGCCTGTactgatattttttttaaagatttatggagCTTGGctgacgccgcagctcactaggctaatcctccacctgcggtgccggcacaccaggttctagtcccggtcggggcgccggattctgtcccagttgcccctcttccaggacagctctctgctgtggcccgggaaggcagtggaggatggcccaagtgcttgggccctgcaccccatgggtgaccaggagaagcacctggctcctgccttcggatcagcgcggtgcaccagccacagcgcgccggccgtggtggccattggagagtgaaccaacggcaaaggaagacctttctctctgtctctctcactgtccactctgcctgtcaaaaaaattaaaaaaaaaaaaaaaaagatttactgagccggcactgtggcgcttgaagtgccagcatcctatatggccaccggttcaagtcccggctgctccacttccaatccagctctctgctatggcctgggaaagcaacagaagatggcccaagttcttaggcccctgcacctgcatgggagacccggaagaaactcctggctcctggctttggattggcgcagctccagccattgcggccaactggggagtgaaccatcggacagaagacctctctctctctgcctctcctctctctgtgtaactctgactttttttaaagatgtatttatttatttgaaaggcagagttacagagaggcagatctcTGTAACTTAACAAGCACGTGTACATTCTTCACAGCCATGCTCCTTCTATGCCAGGCAGCACCAGGACGCCTACCCAGGACCTGCAGGTTTCCTCTCTAGGTCTTGGTGTCAGCGCTGCCCGGAGGCTACTcaagccctccctccccaccctgccagcAGAAGCCTAGGAGCAAGGCCCACGTTTAGAATGACGCCACCAGTGGCCACACTGGGAACAGCACATGGAAtctggggcccagccctgcaggggagAGCACAGGCTCGACTCATACCCTCATGCCCATGTAGAAGGGGATGACAGTGACACGGATGTTCTCAGTGGTTTCCCGGTGGACATCGGAAAGCTCCAGCCACGGGTGATTCTTCTCTTGCCAGGCCCGCAGTGTCTCCCGAGCCACAAAAGGAGGCGCTGGGACAAGAGATGACTGGTGAAGACAGGGCACTGCACCCACTCTCCAACTGCCCCTTCTAGAGACCCCTTCTGAGGGTGCAGAGGTGAACAGGACACACGCCCGTGAAGCAAGAACACTGCTGGAGGAAGGCACAGACCTGGTGCCAAGACTAAGTCCAGAGACGGCAGCACATCACGGAAGGTAACTGGTACGGGAGCTACGAGCCCTGGTTTGAGACCTCATGCTGCTGCTAACTAGCGCCCTTCAGTCACTTCTCACCAGCCCCGAGCTTCAGCTCCCTAACAGGAAAACATGCTAGCCATCTGTCTCAGCTTCCCTGTGGGCAAGGAGGTAACCGCCATTTTCCCGACAGGTCTCATGCGAGGCTGAAAGGGCCATGGAAATAAAGCTCTGGAAACATTTCTACACCTCGCTCCCTGAAGAAGGGGCCCTCCCATTTCAGCCTCCCCTCCTGAGATAGTACCTTTCGTCTGGTCATACAGAAGAAACCTCTCAAAGAGCTCGTGCTGGATGGGAACCTGATCGGTGGAGGTGTAGGGGAGGATGTCCTCATGGCTGACATAGTCCAGGCCtggcacagagaggcagagagagtgaaatgcacacaggagaagagaggagaaagctgAGAGACAACCCTGCAGCCCATCTGTCAGCATCACGAGCcctcccagcacacagcaggacAGCAAAATCCCCTCCCTGACTCACCAGACCCCTCCTCACAGGCACCATTCGGAAGCTATCTTCTCACCTGGGATGGCATACAGGGCCCGGCTGTCATCATGGTTAGCCAAGAAGGTCACAGCTTCTGTCTGAGATCTCTGAGACTAAGGCAAGGGGTGAGTCAGCAGCTTTCATGGCTACTGACCCATCCTGATGCCTTGGGGCGGGGCTGATCTGGGCCTCATTTGACCACTCTCTCCCTTTGTCCCCACTGGGGTGCAGGCTTTTCCCAGAGAGGACCCTCAGGCCAGCCCCCTTGCTTACTTACTATATGTGGACAGTCGCGGGCATCAATCAGCACCTGGTAGTAAGTGTGAGTTTTGCCTTTCACCTCCTTAGAGCCGTGGCTGGCAGGGTTCTCTGCTCTGTGGGGTAGGAGAAGATGATCAAGTTCACCTGAAGAGAAATAGAAACTGTACCTACCTCAGCTCCCTACCACCTCCTTGCCTAAACAGGCTCTCTGATCAGCTGGAACTGCAGCACCTGTCCCGCCACTCCCCAGTCAGTGGCAAACAATGGGATCTGGAGGACCCACAACATGGTgtcatcttctgtcttcccagatgGAGTAGGAGACCACACTGGGAAAATCCAGCTACCCTGCCCTTCCCACACCCCAGGCACTGTCACACGAGGTACTCTACCCTTCCCACACCCCAGGCACTGTCACACGAGGTACCCTGCCCTTCCCACACCCCAGGCACTGTCACACGAGGTACCCTGCCCTTCCCACACCCCAGGCACTGTCACACGAGGTACTCTACCCTTCCCACACCCCAGGCACTGTCACACGAGGTACTCTACCCTTCCCACACCCCAGGCACTGTCACACGAGGTACTCTACCCTTCCCACACCCCAGGCACTGTCACACGAGGTACTCTACCCTTCCCACACCCCAGGCACTGTCACACGAGGTACTCTACCCTTCCCACACCCCAGGCACTGTCACACGAGGTACCCTACCCTTCCCACACCCCAGGCACTGTCGCACGAGGTACTCTACCCTTCCCACaccccaggcactgtggcacgAGGTACCCTGCCCTTCCCACACCCCAGGCACTGTCACACGAGGTACCCTGCCCTTCCCACACCCCAGGCACTGTCACACGAGGTACCCTACCCTTCCCACACCATAGGCACtggacttttcttctttttttttaaagatttgttatgtatttgaaagtcagagttatagagagagagaaacagacagaaagagtgcttccacctgctggttccttcctgaatggccacaatggctccagctgggtcaggctgaagccaggagtttcttccaagtctcccatatgggtggcaggggctcaagtacttggaccaccttctgctgccttgccaggcaattagcagggagagctggctttgaagtggagcagccaggacttgaaccagtgtccatatgggatgccagcatctcaggcagtggatggctttacccacttcaccacaacgctggccctggaccttttctttttttagaatatCCTAGTAACTATGTGAAATTGGGGGAAAGATTCCACTGAACACCAAGAAATAAAGACTGGTCCCAAAGTGCCCTACGAGTTACTGACGATGAAACTGGCAGTAGTCAAGAGTGCTCTGGGGAGGCCTGAGGGACCCTTCTGCCTTAAGACTGTCCCTGACACTCAGAACGTTTTTCTCTAAGGGTATTAGTGCCAGAGAAGTACTCTGGGACTGTTTCTACGGCCCAGGAGGATACTGCCTTCACTCCCGAGACCCCAATCATGTACACGTGCTGTGAATCAGGCCTCCTGAGAATACAGTGAGGCACAGTAACAAGGCAACTTACTTTTCTGGAGCTGCAGAAGCCACATCCCGGTCATAGAGCCGGGCCTGCCAGGGAAACAGGACGACGCCTCGGTAGCCAAAAACACTGTGAAGGAAaagctgggaggagagagaggcctCCGTCAGTCTGTGGTGCAGCCCTACTGCGTGGGGTTGCAACACAGGTGCAAGCAACTCCAGCACGAGGCCGCGCCAGCCAGTGAGCCACCCAGACGCAGACGCGCTCTGGAACACTCAGGCCCTTCACCCGGCTGACTGCACGCATCCTTCTGGTCACAGCCGTAGGCCAGCAGGAAGCCTTCCCCGGCTCCCCTAAGCACAATGGAAAGCCCCTGACCACTTGCATATCGTTAACGCCTTTCTCAACTGCAAACCACAGGAAGGCAGGAACCATGTGTGCTTTGCTTTCTGATTTAATCCTAATGCGCAATGCCTGGCCCATTTTAGTCACATTCAAAACAAACTGCTGAACTAACAGAAAGTCGTCTTTACTTGCAAGGAGTCTACATCCATCTCAGTGGACCtgaaacaaaactgatacagCAGAGCCCCTCACCCAGAGTTTACAGTAATCAGGGTGAAAAAGCATTacaggcttgctttttttttttttttttaacaggcagagtggagagtgagagagagagacagaaaggtcttccttttgccattggttcaccctccaatggccgccacggctggcgcgctgcagccggcgtaccgcgctgatccgaaggcaggagccaggtgcttctcctggtctcccatggggtgcagggcccaagcacctgggccatcctccactgcactccctggccacagcagagggctggcctggaagaggggcaaccgggacagaatctggcgccccgaccaggactagaacccggtgtgccggcgccgcaaggcggaggattagacagGCTTGCTTTTTTCAAAGTTCCCTCTGCGGGCTTCCCACCAGCCACCAGCTAGAGGAATCTTCAGCAGCTTCGTTTCTCCTCACTAGAGACACACATCCCAGTCCACACTAAGAGAACCCATGGACATATTAAATACATTCCAAGCCAGGAAAACTCCCCCAGCAGTTGTAATATAAccacatcctacactggagtacctggattcaattcccagctctgcgcatttttttaaagatatttattatttatttgagagaaatagttacagagagacagaaaaggtcttccatctgctggttctctacccagatggccgcaacagccagagctgggccggtccaaagccaggagccaggagctttctctgggtctctcacgcaggtgcaggggcccaaggacttgagccatcttccactgctttcccaggccatagcagagagctgggttggcagaggagcagccaggacatgaactggtgcccgtatgggattccagtgctgcaggtggaggcttagcccactatggcacagcgccggtcctcctggctctgctcttaatgctagtctcctgctaatgcaaaccctgggaggcagcagtgataagtCAGCTGggtcctgtcactcatgtgggaaacccggattgagttcctgactcctggcttcatccccaGCCCAGTACCTCAGCACCAGCCACTGTGGGAATATGGGGAGTTGAACTAGTTGTAGCTCTCtcacacaaataaatttttttaaatgcaagttGTGATTCAGGTCTGGCAACAAATACCAAGATGGAATTATAGAAAACCATATCATTCAGGCCTGCGGCCAAATCTGCCTCTGTTCAGAAGCAGCACACTCCACGACCAAGGAAGACGACCCAGCCAGCTGCACACTCACCTGCCCAGTCTCATACTTTCCATTCTGCTTTGGCACCTCAAACACACCGACTGTTTCCAGCACTTTGCCCTCTGCTCGGTTTCTGAAAAGGAAAGAACAAGTAACTTAAAAAGCTGAAAAGGAAATGATATTTATTCATCAGAAAAAGCCACCAGGATACTGAGAAATCAGGGCCATCccagcagagaaaggctgtgaCCATGGGACCAGCTGAAGCCCCGGGCAGCCCTCTCAAGCCACCACACCGAAGTGCTACTGCCTTTCCTCTTGAAgtccagcccctggcccctctTTCGGGGAAAGCCTGACCAATCTCCAGAGTTAGCAGTGACTGCCCGAGGTCACTTCCTTCTGTCTTCACTCAGCACTCCTCTCACGCCCTCAGATGTTGCTTAAATGGACCCTATGCCTACCCTCCCAGGCCCCTAAGCATGTTAACTGTCCTTCCCACCTTGCATTCCAGTTGTGTGTGTCCATCAGACGCTAAGGTCCCTGGGATTTTTCGGATTAGCTTGTACTGCCCCTCAGGGGTTAGTGTATTGAACAGGTACTCAAAAACCACTTGTTCTGTATTTTAATTCCAAGTTCCCCACCCTAAGTAAATGGCAGTTCTTACCTTGCCCTTGAAGGGCTAAATGATCCTTAAAATTTGTACCATATTCCCCATATTATACCCAGTACTATGGTCTCTCAAGACCATTTttgttcaggggccagtgttgcggtgtggtgggtaaagccacactgcctgcaaggctggcatcccctatgggcactggtttgtgtgccggctgttccacttatgatcctgctagtggcctgggaaagcagtggaagatagctcaagtgtttgggcccctgccacccatttgggagatgcagaagaagctcctggcttcggcctggcttagctctggccactgcggccatctggggagtaagccagtggatggaagatctgtctctttctgtgtctctaactttcaaataaataaataaatatttaaaaataaaaaaaatatgggaCCAGCGTGGCTTagtaaggctgccgcctgtgacaccagcatcccatatggctgctgggttcaagtcccagctgctccacttccaatctagctcccagctaatgtacctgggaaggcagcagaggatgccccaggtccttggacctctgcatccatgtgggagacccaggagaagctcctggcatcggacCCACCCAGCTTCGGCCACATGGCCATCTgcgaagtggaccagcagatggaagacccctccgtatctctccatctctctctgtgactctgcccctcaaacaaataaatctttatatatagagagagagtggTTGTTCAGGTTCACATCAGTTTTCACAGGGATCTTACCCTGCAGCAAGCTGTTCCCTCTCACCAGCATCAGCGCCTGATCTCAGCCCCGGGAAGGTCAGCTTTGGCAGCCACCTCTCCAGCAGGGCTGCTCTTTCTAGGAGTCCTTCAAAGCACTGTCAGGCCTACTATCTTGGAGATGTGAACTTGGCGCTCCGTCCCAGATGATCCAGGGTCTGCCTGTCCCATCCCCGGAGGTATGGCCCACCCCAACCTCGGAGCCTCAAGCCCTCTTTCCCCGAGTCACCAAGAGAAAACCGGTCTCATCAAGGTCATCCTAAAACTTGGGACCCAGGAGGGCCCACGCGGAGTCCTGTTTCCCACCCCCAAGCTCCGGTCTCAGGGAAACGTGCCTCATCCGCGGGCTGGGGATTCAAGCTCACAGCCCCAGGGATGGACCTAGAAGGCTGCCCGCGGCCGGGAGGCAGGTTTCGCCGCTGGGGAGAGTGACTAGTTCCCCCCAGAGCCAGCCCGCACGGCCAGCGCTCCCGGGCCGCACTCCCGTCTCCGCTGCTGGCACGGTCCCAGGCAACGCAGGTCGGCTCCCCGCTCAGAACCCTCTCCCACGTCAAACTCCCGTCGCCGTCAGCAGGCCCGGCCTCCGAGCCTCCTCACTGGCCGAGAACACGCTCCCTCGGCTCCGGGCCCGACCACCCGCGCCCCTTCCCTCAGTCCCTCACCGGGACGAGAGATGCCTCCGCGTCGTCGTGGTCGCCGCAGGAAGGAAagcccctgctccccacgccgCGCAGAGCGGCCTCGGTCCGCGGGCCCCGGTCAGCGACCGGGACCACCAGCGGCTGCCCACGGCCAGGGCCCGCCGGGCTGCACAACCCGCCATCTCCCGCCCGAGCGCCCGCTCGGCAGCTGACACAGGGCCCGACCTGCGGCCGGGCGgcgtcccgcccccgccccacactgccccgcgcccggccccgccctcttGGCCCTCCGCCCTGCCCCGTCGCACGAGCTCCCAGCTACTTCCGGCGCACGGCGGGAGGAAGTCCCGCGTGGGGTCACCTGACCGGACAGTCAACTAGATATGGCGTCTTCCTTGCTTGCGGGAGAGCGACTGATGCGCGCTTTGGGCCCCGGCGGGGAACTGGAGCCGGAGAAGCTGCCCCGGAAGCTGCGGGCCGAGGTTGAGGCCGTGCTGAACAACAAGTACCCGGGCGGTGATAGCCCCGGTAGCCCCCGACGCTTGGTTTCCTTCCGTCTGATCCGGGATCTGCATCAGCACCTGAGAGAAAGGGGTGAGCCACAGTCCGGGTTCGCACCCTGTTTCCAGGTGGACCCCCTTCAGACGTCTTTTTCCATCCCTCTTTTTCGCCTGCGGAACTCTCATCTAACCAACCCAAGAGTCTTGTGAAACCCTAGCGCCACCCACTTCCTACTCAACTCCCATGGGAATAACTTGTGAATGACAGATTTTGTTCGTTTTCTGCTCTCTTGAGAGTCTCCTTTTACAGGCATTCCGGTACCTTCCGAACTCTTGAGGAAGTCCAAGTTATAAGCCGGTACCGTTTTTTAGGCTCAGTCCactccctccccttttctccacTTTAAAACCAAGCTTAGCCCGGTGAGCCTGTCCTATTTAGGAATCCGTATTTCTTCCCATCTCAAATACAAGATGGTAAATCtgacatctgattttttttttttttaagatagaatGAGGAAAGTTGTGTTAAAAGATGCGAACTGGGAGAAGCATCTGAGTTGTGTTTCCAGCTCATTTCTCCTCCCTCGACCTTAGTTTGGTTATCTGTAGAGAGACA encodes:
- the POLDIP2 gene encoding polymerase delta-interacting protein 2 isoform X1, with amino-acid sequence MAGCAARRALAVGSRWWSRSLTGARGPRPLCAAWGAGAFLPAATTTTRRHLSSRNRAEGKVLETVGVFEVPKQNGKYETGQLFLHSVFGYRGVVLFPWQARLYDRDVASAAPEKAENPASHGSKEVKGKTHTYYQVLIDARDCPHISQRSQTEAVTFLANHDDSRALYAIPGLDYVSHEDILPYTSTDQVPIQHELFERFLLYDQTKAPPFVARETLRAWQEKNHPWLELSDVHRETTENIRVTVIPFYMGMREAQNSHVYWWRYCIRLENLDSDVVQLRERHWRIFSLSGTLETVRGRGVVGREPVLSKEQPAFQYSSHVSLQASSGHMWGTFRFERPDGSHFDVRIPPFSLESNKDEKTPPSGLHW
- the POLDIP2 gene encoding polymerase delta-interacting protein 2 isoform X2, yielding MRNRAEGKVLETVGVFEVPKQNGKYETGQLFLHSVFGYRGVVLFPWQARLYDRDVASAAPEKAENPASHGSKEVKGKTHTYYQVLIDARDCPHISQRSQTEAVTFLANHDDSRALYAIPGLDYVSHEDILPYTSTDQVPIQHELFERFLLYDQTKAPPFVARETLRAWQEKNHPWLELSDVHRETTENIRVTVIPFYMGMREAQNSHVYWWRYCIRLENLDSDVVQLRERHWRIFSLSGTLETVRGRGVVGREPVLSKEQPAFQYSSHVSLQASSGHMWGTFRFERPDGSHFDVRIPPFSLESNKDEKTPPSGLHW